A window of Drosophila santomea strain STO CAGO 1482 chromosome X, Prin_Dsan_1.1, whole genome shotgun sequence genomic DNA:
AAGGTAACGGATAATTgtcttttattaaaattttgttcaattttCTATAGTCTATACATAAACGCAAGTCTCCCGTCTTTTTCTTCACTAGCACAATGGGGGAAGCATATTCTGAATCACTGTTTCTTATTATGCCTTTGTCTAAATATTCGTCTAATAATTTTTGTAGCTGCTCCTTTTCACTAAATGAAAGTCGCCTAGGCGAGCAACTGAATGGTTTGGATTTTTCTAAACtaattttcatttcgcatCTGGTAAATGGCCTATCTGGTCTCTTCGCATTGACGTAAGATTCTTCGaacattttaacaaatttgcatttcgtttcATAACTTACATCACACCCGCAGTTATAGTCTAAAAATTGATCATCAACAACATTGATGTTCAGCATTTCAGTTTCAAAGTTGTCTCCTAAAATTTCTATTCTTTCACTTCGTTGTATCTCACCAGTTGTATCCTCTGACATTTTTTTCCTAAAAGTTTCATTCTCTAACAATTTTCTCTTAGGAGTTTCATTTTCTACACATTTTTCCGTAAAcgtttcattttttaaaaatttttccTTAAAAGATGCATTTCCTAACGATTTTTCcttaaaattttcattttctaacgatttttctttaaaatttccattttctaaTGATTTTTCCTCTTCAgttgcatttttcaaaaattttttcctaaaagtttcattttctaaaaaattttGCGTAacagtttcattttctaaaaatatttccGTAGCCATTTCTGTTTCTAAAGATTTTTCCACAAAAGTTTCAACTTCTAACAGTTTTTCTCTAACAGTTTCATTTTCCGTTGCGTTTCCTAACAGTTTTTCCTTAACGATCTCATTTTCCGTAACAGTTTTATTTCCTAACAGTTTTTCCTTAACAATCTCATTTTCCGTAACAGTTTTATTTCCTAACAGTTTTTCCTCAAGAGTTTCATTTTCCCTAACAGTTTCGCTGACATCGCAATTGGCTACTACGGCAGTTGCCAGTTGTTGATCATTTTCCCCAAATATTTTAATCATATTATTGATACCTTCATTAACGCCAAGGGTGTCTAGATTGATGTTCAAACCATATTGATTCATAAAATCCCTTCCCAGGACTACATCGTATCTCATTGATTCATTAGCGACGACAACCATTtcgaattgaatttttattttttcttttaatacgAAACATAAAgtttttccaaatattttaaGCTGGCTCTTGTTTATTCCATGATACACTTGGTTAACTGCTTTCAAAGCTACTTCAACTGGAATTTTGGATTCTTTAATGAATGATATCGCGCTCCCTGAATCTATGAGACACTCTGCAATAATGGGTAAATTAGtgaaacaaacaaagaaaatttttAACCTTCTTACATAGTTGTTagtgttgctgttgatgttgctttTTCTTAGACGACATTCTCCCACAAAATGGCCCATTTCTCCACAAGCGAAGCAAGATCCAGGTGCCCTTGCTGGTTTGCGGCAGTCTTTGGCGAAATGGCCCTTGGAGTTGCAGTTCCTGCAACGCAGGTTGTTGACCACCGCCTCCGATGTTGACTTCTTTGGTACGTAGCTCCCAGCTTGTTGCGGGAGGCGTACATTGGTAAATGCTAGCAGCATTTGCTCCGGATTGGCGAATCTTTGGATGCGAGCTTGATCGCGTAAGCTCGCCGATGGGATCCCCTCAATGAGATGCTCGAGCAGTTCTTCCATGTCCATGTTGACGGTTTGGGACATCATTTTCTTTTCCTCGAAGTACATGGTGAAACGCTCGTTCCTTTGCCATTTTCGCTGTTCAAATCTTCGGCGCAGCTCTGATTTCGACGCTGCTTCTCCAAATGCTACGATCAGCTGCTCACACAGCCTTTCGAAAGTTTCTAGCATCCGAGTTGGGTTGGCGTGTAGCCAACGCTGTGCGTTACCTTTAAGTTTGGTAACAAACAGCATTCGTAGGCAGTCATCTGTTAGATTGTAGATCAGTCCTATATTTTTGAGGTGCTCCACCCAGTTGCGTGCGCAAATGTTCCCTTCGAAATCGATGGCAGCTTCTTTGGCATGAGAAAGTGAAACTGTTGATCCAGCCCTGGTAAATGGCCTCTCTCCCTGGTTGCCATCAGGGTTGCCACCCAATCCATTTCCAATTAGGCTGGTAGGGCGCAAATCGTACATGTTGGAAACTGTCTGCTTTTGTTgtaactgtgtgtgtgtgacggCACGCGTCTCCTCTTGCTGTTGTATGTGTGTGGCGGCGCGCGTCTCTTGCTGTTTTGTATGTGTGCCGGCGCGTGTCTCGTTCTGCTGTTGTGTATGTATGGCGGCGCTAAGAAGCtctagctgttgttgttgcaatgCGCTACGCGTCTCTGCTTGATGCAACGCATTTTCCTGCGTAATAAGCGCTGTTCGTAGCTGTGTGATAATTCCGAGAAGTTCATTTTGTTCTGGAACATTCTCGGAAACGCCTTCCTGTGACgaatttgtttcattttcaggATCGATGATGCTTTGCG
This region includes:
- the LOC120457081 gene encoding uncharacterized protein LOC120457081; the protein is MNQADLNKLSVTQLKRWLSALGLPTQGIKSELMARLGQVPLVQRGNMPEEDQPGTSGTGPQSIIDPENETNSSQEGVSENVPEQNELLGIITQLRTALITQENALHQAETRSALQQQQLELLSAAIHTQQQNETRAGTHTKQQETRAATHIQQQEETRAVTHTQLQQKQTVSNMYDLRPTSLIGNGLGGNPDGNQGERPFTRAGSTVSLSHAKEAAIDFEGNICARNWVEHLKNIGLIYNLTDDCLRMLFVTKLKGNAQRWLHANPTRMLETFERLCEQLIVAFGEAASKSELRRRFEQRKWQRNERFTMYFEEKKMMSQTVNMDMEELLEHLIEGIPSASLRDQARIQRFANPEQMLLAFTNVRLPQQAGSYVPKKSTSEAVVNNLRCRNCNSKGHFAKDCRKPARAPGSCFACGEMGHFVGECRLRKSNINSNTNNYSVS